The Phaenicophaeus curvirostris isolate KB17595 chromosome Z, BPBGC_Pcur_1.0, whole genome shotgun sequence genome includes the window aagaaaattgtgacattttccaGAATTTGACCAAAAAACAGAGACAATCATTGAGGAAAATGGTCATTGACATTGTGAGTTCTGCTTGATTCCCTCTTTCATAGCACTATTAAATTGAATAATAAAGCGCAGAAGCATTTTGTGATACATTACATGTCATTAGACCTATAACCATTGAAGTAAAAGTTCAGATTTTTATTGTCGCTCATCCAAATAGGAAtagtttgttcttttctgtttctgtaaccATCTATACCTTTTTAGAAGGTATACAATCCTACTTCAAGTTGTTTCTCTATTGACATGTATGCTGTTTCACTATCACAGTTAGAAATTTGCTACTGAATTGATGATGAAATTAGGCTGATCAGATCATTCTGAACAATTCTGAACAGTCATTTTGTCATGTTGAAACATGCAAAATTAGAACTTGCTATTTTGGACACTAATGACATACAAGACTCAGACTTCTATAATGTATTCAGAAACAGGAGTTATGGGTTCCCCCCAGAACTGTTGGTTCATCTGTTCAAagagttttttaaaaaccaGTAGAATCATTTATGTagtattcatttatttgtttgtttgtttcaaggTACTTGCAACAGACATGTCTAAGCATATGAATCTACTGGCTGATTTAAAAACTATGGTTGAAACCAAAAAAGTGACCAGTTCTGGTGTCCTACTTCTTGATAACTATTCAGACAGGATTCAGGTAAGAAGATTCATCTGCAAATGATCACTTGTATTAACTTACACCTTTAATAAGATTGGCAAACCCATTCTACAGCATGAGTTAGGTCAGCTGTCCAGTCTCACACTGTGACTCATTCATTACCTTCCCTCTACTCCCTCTTATGTTTCCTACCTATGACATAGTCTATTAGGTACCAAGTGATTCTGAGTGAGTAACGATGCGCTAGAGTACTTCTAGACTAAATGAGGCTTTGGCCTTCCCTTCAAATTATCAGCACATAATTGGTCTTTCTCTATAAAGACTTTTCTGTCCCTAATACAAGTAGGAGCAGCAGAAGCATGTAAGTGGTGGCTGTTACTTCAAGTGTCAAAAATACTCAAGCACATAAGTCTTTGCTGTTAAGAAGAAATCTTGcactatatttattttcaagattCTGTTTTACTGCCATCAAATGTGTAAATGGAAAAGGGTCGGTTTTTCTCCAGTGTAATAACACCTCAGGTGTTCAATCTGTTTTAGGTTCTTCAGAATATGGTGCACTGTGCAGATCTAAGCAATCCAACCAAGCCACTCCATCTTTACCGCCAGTGGACAGACAGAATAATGGAGGAATTTTTCCGTCAGGGAGAtcgggaaagagagagaggaatggAGATAAGTCCCATGTGTGATAAGCACAATGCATCTGTAGAAAAATCACAGGTAATTGACTTTAATAGGCAATGAAATAATTCAGGACGACATTGTAACGGAAAAGGATAGTCAATAGCCATGTTGTCATTAATTCCTGAATGCACTAATTTATCTTTTCCTACTAGTTAATCAATTCAGCTCCTGAGCAGTAAGTGAAGGCAGCTGAGATGTTTACTGTGAAAACAatgtattgcactgtgtttgctGATGGGATTCCATCTCTGTCGTGATCTGTAATGATGCGTACATGTTGAAGAGTGTTATACAGCTGCTCATTAGGGTTTCCTTCAAAGGCAAAATTACATATAAAGCAGCTGTTCGACTCGCTAGAGTTAGCGGAGTTGTTTGGAATGAACagttcatttgaaaacaaaccctTTCCAAGTCCCTATCCAATATTCTGAATCAGACTTTTGAACTTTAAAAGACCCTCCTTACTCCATCTTTAAGGGTAGTATATCTAGTATCTCTTATTAGCATTATATCTCTCATAATTTGTGCAGTTTATAGGCacagttatttatttctttgtgaataAAAGCTCATCCTAATTTTGTATTTGAAACAGGTGGGTTTTATAGACTACATTGTTCATCCACTGTGGGAGACTTGGGCAGATCTTGTTCACCCTGATGCCCAGGATATCTTGGATACACTGGAGGACAATCGAGAATGGTACCAGAGCACAATCCCTCAAAGCCCTTCTCCTGCACCTGATGACCAGGAAGAAGGTAGACAAGGCCAAACTGAAAAATTCCAGTTTGAACTAACATTGGAGGAAGATGGAGAGTCAGACACTGAAAAGGACAGTGGAAGCCAAGTAGAAGAAGACACCAGCTGCAGTGACTCCAAGACACTTTGCACCCAGGATTCAGAGTCCACTGAAATTCCTCTTGATGAGCAAGTTGGGGAAGAagtagaagaggaggagaaccAGACAGAACCTTGTGTGGTAGAAGATCATTCTCCTGACACATAACAATGAGGATGCAGTCTCTTTCAGTCTTgccctctccctttcttttcctctttctcttgcttttttttttttttggttctgttttattttggttttattaggTTATGGTTTCCAAAGTGTGTGTCACAGGCTACAACCATGGTCACTACTCATTGTCATCTGCTAGGATGTTTGTTGATCTCAGCTGACCTTGATGACTCAGTTTGGCACTCAGGAATATTGT containing:
- the PDE4D gene encoding 3',5'-cyclic-AMP phosphodiesterase 4D isoform X9, with protein sequence MPEANYLLSVSWGYIKFKRMLNRELTHLSEMSRSGNQVSEYISNTFLDKQHEVEIPSPTQKEKEKKKRPMSQISGVKKLMHSSSLTNSSIPRFGVKTDQEDVLAKELEDVNKWGLQVFRVAELSGNRPLTVIMHTIFQERDLLKTFKIPVDTLITYLMTLEDHYHADVAYHNNIHAADVVQSTHVLLSTPALEAVFTDLEILAAIFASAIHDVDHPGVSNQFLINTNSELALMYNDSSVLENHHLAVGFKLLQEENCDIFQNLTKKQRQSLRKMVIDIVLATDMSKHMNLLADLKTMVETKKVTSSGVLLLDNYSDRIQVLQNMVHCADLSNPTKPLHLYRQWTDRIMEEFFRQGDRERERGMEISPMCDKHNASVEKSQVGFIDYIVHPLWETWADLVHPDAQDILDTLEDNREWYQSTIPQSPSPAPDDQEEGRQGQTEKFQFELTLEEDGESDTEKDSGSQVEEDTSCSDSKTLCTQDSESTEIPLDEQVGEEVEEEENQTEPCVVEDHSPDT